The following is a genomic window from Bosea sp. RAC05.
GCTGGTGATGTTGGTGACGTCGCCCTCGACGACGAGGAAGCGGCCCGTCGCGTCCTCGACCAGGCCGCTCTCCACGGCGCCCAGCGTCAGGCCGCGCACATTGATGGGATAGCCGAGCATCTCGAACACATCTGCCAGCTGCGGCGCGATCCGGGCGGCGAGCGTGCGCTGCCAGACCAGCCCGCCCAGCAGGACGAGGCCGAGGACGGACAGGGACGCGGCCACGACGACGGCGCGGGGCGGCTGCTTGCGGCCTTTCTGCCGTGTTTTGCGGACCGGCCTGGGGCCGCTGCGCTTGCGCGGTTCGGAATCGGCGGCGGCGTCGATCCCCTCGGCCATCTGCGCCGAGACCTGGGCGGCGATCGCGGCGGCCTGCTCGAGCTCCTCGTTCAGCAGCGCCTGCGTCTCCTCGGCGCTCGGCACCTCCGGAAGCTCCGGCTCGGGCGCGACATGCCAGAGCGTCTGGCAGCTGGCGCAGCGCACCTTGCGGCCGTCGGGGCCGAGCTTGGCGCCGTCGAGTTCATAGCGGCTGGCGCAGGAGGGGCAGACGATCAGCATGGCGGCGGCCGGCGGTTCCCTGCGGTTCGAGACCGCGCCCGTCTTCGCGGGGCGCCCAACCATTGGCGGCGGCCATGGTTAACGTCGCGTGAAGAACTCTCCGCCATGGTCGCACCGGGACGGCCTTCGGCACCATGCGGCAAGAGGTGTAGGATCGGCTGCAGAGATTCGCGGCCTGGCGCAGGGACATTTGGATTGGTTCGCTTCGAGAATGTCGGCCTGCGATACGGCATGGGCCCGGAGGTGCTGAAGGACATCAACTTCAGCATCGCGCCGCGTTCGTTCCAGTATCTCACCGGCCCCTCGGGCGCCGGCAAGACCACCCTGATGCGCCTCGTCCTGATGGCCCTGCAGCCGACGCGCGGCCTCGTGCACCTCTTCGGCCAGGACGTCTCGCGGCTCGATGCCGCGACGCTGACCGCCTTCCGGCGCCGCATGGGCGTCGTCTTCCAGGATTTCCGCCTGCTCGACCATCTCACCCTCTACGAGAACGTCGCGCTGCCGCTGCGCGTGCTCGGCAAGGAGGAGGCGAGCTACCGCGCCGAGGTCGTCGAGCTGCTGCGCTGGGTCGGGCTGGGCGAGCGCATGCACGCCGTCCCGCCCGTCCTTTCCGGCGGCGAGAAGCAGCGCGCGGCGATCGCGCGCGCCTTGATCGGCCGCCCCGAACTGGTGCTGGCGGACGAGCCGACGGGCAATGTCGATCCCGCGCTCGGGCGGCGGCTGCTGCGCCTGTTCATGGAGCTGCAGTCGCTCGGCACCGCCGTGGTGATCGCGACCCATGATCTCGGCCTGATGGAGCTCTACGACGCACCGCGCCTGGTCCTGGCCGACGGACATCTGCACGTCGATGCCTGACGCCGCCCATGACCTCGATCGCGACGAGCGGCCGCTGCCGAGCAATCTGCGGCGCGACCAGCCGCTCGTGCCGATCGACAATGTCGCCGGCCGGGCGCTGATGGCGGTGATCGCGATCCTGACCTTCCTCGCGGCGCTGAGCGCCGGCGCCGCCGTGCTCGCCGCGCGCGCCTCGGAGCAGTGGCGCGGCGCCGTCGCCAACGAGATGACGATCCAGATCCGCCCTGATTCGCGGCGCGACATCGAGGCCGACATCGCCCGCGCCGCGACCATGGCGCGCACCGTTCAAGGCATCACCGCCGTGCAGCCGGTGCCGCGCAGCGAATCGGACAAGCTGCTGGAGCCCTGGCTCGGCACCGGGCTGGACCTGGTCGAGCTGCCCGTGCCGCGGCTGATCGTGCTGAAGCTGCAATCGGGCGCCGGCCCGGATCTTGCTGCCTTCCGCGAGGCGCTGCGGCGCGAGGTTCCCACCGCGATCCTCGACGACCACCGCCTCTGGATCCGCAGGCTCTCGACCATGGCGAGCACGATCATCCTCTCGGGCGCGGCCGTAGTCCTCCTCGTCCTGGCCGCCGCCGCCCTGGCGGTGGCCTTCGCCACCCGCGGCGCCATGGCCGGCAGCCGCGACAGCGTCGAGGTGCTGCATCTGGTCGGCGCCGACGATGATTTCATCGCGCGGGAGTTCCAGAGCCGCTTTGTCCGGCTGGGCCTGCGCGGCGGCACCATCGGGGGCATCGGGGCCATTCTCGTCATCGCGCTGCTCGGCTTCCTCTCGTCGCGCCTCGGCGCTGCGCCCGAGGCCGAACAGCTTCAGGCCATGTTCGGCGCCTTCGAGATCGGCTGGGCCGGCTATGGCGCGGTCATCCTCGTCGCCATGGTCGTCGCCGCGATCTCAGGCCTCGTCTCGCGCATCACCGTCCGGCACCATCTGCGCGCCCTGGCGGGAGGCGCGCCGTGAGGGGCCGCCGGCGATGCGAG
Proteins encoded in this region:
- a CDS encoding zinc-ribbon domain-containing protein produces the protein MLIVCPSCASRYELDGAKLGPDGRKVRCASCQTLWHVAPEPELPEVPSAEETQALLNEELEQAAAIAAQVSAQMAEGIDAAADSEPRKRSGPRPVRKTRQKGRKQPPRAVVVAASLSVLGLVLLGGLVWQRTLAARIAPQLADVFEMLGYPINVRGLTLGAVESGLVEDATGRFLVVEGDVTNITSSQTRVPPIEVAVKDAAGQTLYSWKTDPPRQELEPAELIRFRARLAAPPAAGQTVLVRFASSSAAEAGEARR
- a CDS encoding cell division protein FtsX; protein product: MPDAAHDLDRDERPLPSNLRRDQPLVPIDNVAGRALMAVIAILTFLAALSAGAAVLAARASEQWRGAVANEMTIQIRPDSRRDIEADIARAATMARTVQGITAVQPVPRSESDKLLEPWLGTGLDLVELPVPRLIVLKLQSGAGPDLAAFREALRREVPTAILDDHRLWIRRLSTMASTIILSGAAVVLLVLAAAALAVAFATRGAMAGSRDSVEVLHLVGADDDFIAREFQSRFVRLGLRGGTIGGIGAILVIALLGFLSSRLGAAPEAEQLQAMFGAFEIGWAGYGAVILVAMVVAAISGLVSRITVRHHLRALAGGAP
- the ftsE gene encoding cell division ATP-binding protein FtsE, with translation MVRFENVGLRYGMGPEVLKDINFSIAPRSFQYLTGPSGAGKTTLMRLVLMALQPTRGLVHLFGQDVSRLDAATLTAFRRRMGVVFQDFRLLDHLTLYENVALPLRVLGKEEASYRAEVVELLRWVGLGERMHAVPPVLSGGEKQRAAIARALIGRPELVLADEPTGNVDPALGRRLLRLFMELQSLGTAVVIATHDLGLMELYDAPRLVLADGHLHVDA